The genomic window ATCAAGAAAAACTGCTAAAGTAAGCAATTTCTCACTACATTGGTAATCTTGAGTTCGATCACAAGGTaggtaaaatatgataaaaaatgtTCTCACTAGAAATTGAACTCAGGTTCTACCAAACAATTCGTCCTAAGATGATCTTATTAACCGCTTGAGCTTAATGACTTAGTTAAACTCAcactttttaatattaaatttttttaaaatatagagtttttgataaatttataaaattattattgagtCTTATTTAATAAGTATTTTTTGTTGTGTTGGGTTGGAGAGATTTAAtgcatattaaaaatataaatgagtAATGTGTAGATATAAGACTACTCAAAATTGAATTTCTCCAGACTCTAATCTCACCCACTCGCATTTGACCTAAGTGATTCTTTAGTTGTGATATATGTTCTGAGTCTAAACGAGCTCCCAAAGTGGAGCTCTAATCAATACACCAGGTAGGTACTCCTATGATGATATATGTTCAGTCAACATTCTTTGTTCACTAACAACTTTATTTGTTAAATTAAGGCCAGAAATACAagtttatttgttttcttatatattCTATTGAATATTCTTTTTTAGAATTCTCAATAATATTTACCAAATTTCTCAAACTTGTATAGACCAAACCACATGCCCACCAAAAATTTCAAGTTAGTGGCACTAAAAGAATTGGTATATATGGTTGACCACCTGACAAGAGCATCAATGGTGGACCAAGAAAAGTGATGATCTCAAAAAAatcaagataaaataaatgtttaaaaaaaaaactttgaaatgAAATGAATCAATGGACCCTGGAACTCAAAAATGGTatacagaaaaagaaaaaaaaaaatacaattttgtgagtaaatatttttttgaacgtTATAAAAATAGTGAGTACACCAATATCACGATAGTCAATTTGTCATCGACAAAGTCGTTAGAAtttctaataatatttttactccGATTCACAGTAATGATGCAAAAGATAAACATGAAACCAGACACAATCTTTTGAATTACTAGCTCAAAATaatcatcattcattcattgaattgagaaaacaaaacaaaacagtaGAAGTAAAATATTAGCATGAATTCAGCAGCCCTTTCTCCAATTTATTACCACTAAGAAATCCTAATCCATcaattcataaaaaaacaacaacaaaattacaTAATAACCCTCCTCAAATCAAGCAAGAAAAGAAGCAATACGATTCACCATATCAATAGAATTCTGAGTTTCAGGATGATAAATCTGAAAACAATGTTCTTCACCTTCAACATGAACAAGTTCAACTTCACCTTTCCAACCACTTTTCTTAACAGCTTCATAGTACCAAATCCCTCTGTCTCTTAAATCATCCTTACCagcaacaaaaatcaaaatcttagGACAACCAATCTTGTCCAAACTAGGTGCATCATCTGCCAAAGGATTAATCAAAGGATTATCAATTCCACCAACTGCATCAGGATACACAAAATTCCAAACTTTCATCGGTGAACTCTGTTCATGTTCTTCAACAGATTCTGATAAAACTGGTTTTGAACTCCAAAACAAAGGAAAAGCAAGTAATGCTCCTTTGATTTTCACATCACCAGGTAAAGATTCATCGCCATTATTACCGACACGAAGAAGAGCATTGTGTGCAATATTTGCACCTGAAGTATCACCACCAATGTAAAATCTATCAAAATCACCATGGTTGATTAACCAAGGTTCAATATTGATGATGTCATTGTTGTTTTCAATGGAATGTGAAGTGACCCATTTGAGAGAAAACCAACCATCATCATATGCAGCAGGAAGAGGATGTTCTGGTGCAAGTCTATATTCAACagaaacaacaataacattTGATTGTGAAGCAATAATGTTGAGATAACGTTGGTGAAGGAAAGAGAAAGCTGATTCAAGACAAAAAGCACCACCATGATAATAAACTAAAATTGGTAGCTTTTGTGTTTGGTTTGTGAGTTTTGGGAGATGAATACGAGCTTGGATTAATGGGTTTTGTGAGATTACTATGTCTTTTGATGAAACACCTGTTTCTGGATCAAGAGGGATTGGTGGTACAATTGGAGAGCCTAGGAAACGGTCAACTGTTCCATCTTTGTAGACACGGAGAAGAGGTGGGAGTTCTCTGTCTATTTCTTTGGTTGAAGAAGCCATTGAAGGAAAGTGAAGAGAATGGAACAGAACAGAGAAGGTTGGTGGTGGTGATAGTGATGAAGGTTCATATAAGAAGATGATGAGTTATTTGAAGAGTCACAATTGGACAAGATTATAGTCAAATGTGTCACCTCAATATATAACAATAATGAGTTATGGAACAAACTTGGCTGCTTCCTCGTGCAAGCTACCCACCTACCCCATccattattttatcattttatagaTCTTGATGGGTCGACCAAAGGGTAAGACAACTCAAGCTTTAGGCTCTTAATTGAGTCAATcgaactcatccttacaaaatcatCTTGTAAAGTGAAAATTGCTTCTCGTATATAAATATTTAGTCAGACAATTACTCAATCGATGTGAGATTTTTAACATATGTCATCTAAAAAGGGAAAAAATTTACTAACAAATAATATTTCTTATAAATCATAAGTTCATATCTGATAACAGGTGACTCAGCGGATCGTGgggagactctgataccatcttaaaattgagtTGGCCTAACTCatcttacaaaaccgacttgtaaggtgaggattgcctctagtatataaatatTTAGTCAGACAATCTCTCAACTGATATGAGACTCTTAACATAGGCCatctaaaaaggaaaaaaatttactaaCGAATAATATTTCTTATAAATCATAAGTTCATTAGTTTATGATAAGAAAATATctcaaagaaaaacataaattggtttatgagaaaacaaataataaaaatgagagGAAAACTTTATAACTCTTCAAAAAttcaaacaactttttttttggcttcACTTTAGAATATGCTTAAGTCATTTAGTTTTGCTATGAGACTAATCATTGATGTGGTGATGCAAGTTCAAGctcaaaatttcttttatttttgtcaaaagatATTTTAGAGGAGATTCATGTTATAAACTCTCTCAACACTAgaagtgtgctcctccttaaggtatCAAATTTAATTCCCTTTTATGTCAATTTGGATGGAATAATTTAGCTTATTAGAAAAAAACTCTCTCAACActatattgattaaaaaaaatgtcaatgaTGGTACATATTCAGATATTGGTAGTAAAACTGTAAAAGTATGGTCTCAATTTATAACATAATTATCTTGATTTCACTAGAAAGAGAGTAAGTCAAATATATGATGccaaaattttatcattttatattagTAAAGAccaaagatgttttctctcccgacccccctcatttcttttctaccccccaaaaatccaattttgccccttgcggtttcaaacatttttgccaaaaaacttcggttcgtattcaccgaagccaaatattagaccatttcggtaactgcaaaccgaacattagcgttttcggtacacaaaaaacgaacgtcagcttgttcggtatctgcgaaccgaaatgtcctagatttcggtacgttggtcgctggaattaggccattttcggtagaagtttaccgaaataattgtttcggtacctgcaaaccgaaatgtcccagatttcggtaagtggttaccgaaatttatcagcatgtcagcttatttcggttcgtataaaccgcagtacccccaagggcaaaaacggaaattcagggggtagaaaagaattgaggggggttgggagagaaaccatcaagACCAAAAAGATGGTTAGGTTAATTGGATTGGGCTAGATTGTACTAGACATTTGAAAATAAAGCCCGCCAGATAAGGGGTGTATACATAAAAAAGCTCTTTTATTTGtagcataagaaaaaaaaactttgataagCAAATGTTATGTAAACCTAAAATTTGATTTAGCTTTGGTGATTTTAACCCTTCAGTTCATCAATAAAATTTGATCATGTAATAATAACATATAtctaattttatatttcaaCATACATATCAATTTCTCACTCTTTGATTAGAATTCAATCTTGAGAATACcgaatttaattataaaataaaaaaccatcGCTCTCTTGACCTGTAATTTATTACAGCacaattttgtcaaattttattagGAGTTAttgaaatgattaaaaaaaaataagcataGTTTATTTGTCACTACTATAGACCAAAACAAAATGACAAAACTAATTAGCTCCTGCACATTACATGCATCATGGTTGTGAAATTGTATTCATCAATGAAGATAATTTCAATTCTTGCTGTATTTTTATACACACTACACTAGCTGAAAGAATTCAAACTCTACTAGTACTCAGCAGAGTATACAACGGAAAAAGTTTAATAATGTGATGAAACTTGAATATTGCATACAACAATTCAAGAAAAGAGCAAAAGAACCAAAGAACCTGTCATTTTATAGATCAACCTATGGATTTCTACACACATCATGACGTACTGTAATCATCAAGCTT from Trifolium pratense cultivar HEN17-A07 linkage group LG1, ARS_RC_1.1, whole genome shotgun sequence includes these protein-coding regions:
- the LOC123882884 gene encoding 2-hydroxyisoflavanone dehydratase-like encodes the protein MASSTKEIDRELPPLLRVYKDGTVDRFLGSPIVPPIPLDPETGVSSKDIVISQNPLIQARIHLPKLTNQTQKLPILVYYHGGAFCLESAFSFLHQRYLNIIASQSNVIVVSVEYRLAPEHPLPAAYDDGWFSLKWVTSHSIENNNDIINIEPWLINHGDFDRFYIGGDTSGANIAHNALLRVGNNGDESLPGDVKIKGALLAFPLFWSSKPVLSESVEEHEQSSPMKVWNFVYPDAVGGIDNPLINPLADDAPSLDKIGCPKILIFVAGKDDLRDRGIWYYEAVKKSGWKGEVELVHVEGEEHCFQIYHPETQNSIDMVNRIASFLA